The Primulina tabacum isolate GXHZ01 chromosome 7, ASM2559414v2, whole genome shotgun sequence genome includes a window with the following:
- the LOC142552023 gene encoding xyloglucan endotransglucosylase protein 7-like: protein MPPRNFPYPSHSKKSLPYLVFIIFFAIFIFKVDIVILQYAIRSKVRSTSSQTIVTRNGTFHRHFVATWGINHVQILEDGELLTLSLDNVSGSGFESKKEFLFGKIDMRIKLVPGNAAGTVSTYYLISEGEQPDKIDIEFMGNSTGNPYTLHTNIFVHGKGEREQQFFLWFDPTLDFHTYSILWNPKCIILYVDGVPIREFKNLEGLGVPFPTRPMRLYSSLWNAEDWATQGGSVKTDWNLAPFVTSYSNFSADACIWSHQTRRSSCNPADFSSKTWLNMELDGRSRARMERTRKGYMIYDFCRDKWRFLNGTGPECQIN from the exons ATGCCACCAAGAAATTTTCCCTACCCTTCCCATTCAAAGAAATCCCTCCCATATTTGGTTTTCATCATCTTTTTTGCCATCTTTATCTTCAAG GTGGACATTGTTATTTTACAGTATGCGATCCGCAGTAAAGTACGGAGCACAAG TTCTCAAACTATAGTAACGAGAAATGGTACCTTTCATCGACACTTCGTTGCGACGTGGGGTATTAATCACGTTCAGATACTGGAAGATGGTGAGTTGCTCACGCTGTCTCTCGACAATGTTTCTGGGTCAGGCTTCGAATCCAAGAAAGAGTTCTTGTTCGGGAAAATCGACATGAGAATCAAGCTCGTCCCCGGAAATGCTGCAGGCACTGTGTCCACTTATTAT CTGATATCGGAAGGTGAGCAGCCTGACAAGATAGATATTGAATTCATGGGGAATTCAACAGGCAATCCATACACACTTCACACAAACATATTCGTCCATGGAAAGGGTGAAAGAGAGCAACAATTCTTCCTATGGTTTGATCCGACCCTAGATTTTCACACCTattccatcctatggaatccCAAATGCATCAT TCTCTATGTGGATGGCGTACCAATACGGGAATTCAAGAACTTGGAGGGACTGGGAGTTCCTTTCCCCACTCGACCTATGAGATTATATTCGAGTCTCTGGAACGCGGAGGATTGGGCTACGCAGGGTGGCAGTGTTAAAACCGACTGGAATTTAGCCCCATTCGTTACTTCCTACTCCAATTTTTCTGCAGATGCATGCATTTGGTCTCACCAAACCAGAAGATCTTCGTGTAATCCCGCGGATTTCTCGTCAAAAACATGGCTGAATATGGAGTTGGATGGTAGAAGCCGCGCAAGAATGGAGAGGACGCGAAAGGGttacatgatatatgatttttgcaGGGATAAATGGAGATTCCTCAACGGGACTGGACCTGAGTGCCAAATTAATTAG